In the genome of Methanoculleus horonobensis, one region contains:
- the ppsA gene encoding phosphoenolpyruvate synthase, with product MKEMPNVLWLEEIKKEDIISVGGKGASLGEMTAIGLPVPKAFVVTAQAFRRFLIETGIEEELFRKLERLDVDDNGALESVSREVQDIVLGVEMADQIRQDIVEAYDRMGANGTVVAVRSSATAEDLPDASFAGQQETFLNILGETDLLDAVQRCWASLYGARAIYYRAKQGFDDRSVNIAVVVQELIGSEKSGVMFTSHPVTGEPLTIVEGSWGLGEAVVSGSVSPDNYVFDLRSERVVDRLIAEKEIMIVPEGRHGTKTVKLSAKQRTAPVLSDAEVARLATLGKIAEDHYGVPQDVEWAIVGDEFFILQSRPITTIKRPEIPHGGAAGQQKGPLGVVLVEGQGASPGVVSGRVVIVRDVKDTSGVKDGDILVTKMTNPDMVPAMRRVSAIVTDEGGMTCHAAIVSRELGTPAVVGTKKATKLLKDGQIVTVDGEKGIIYEGAVAAPAAAAPAAAPAAAAAAPVITGTLVKVNVSLPEAAQRAAATGADGVGLLRIEHLILGLNKTPGWYIANNAEEDFIAELYGGIKTVLDAFPGKPVWVRTLDAPTDEFRNMVGGETEPIEHNPMLGWRGIRRDLQTPDQFRLQIEAFKRLWAAGYDNLGVMFPMVNHPNEFVRARALMKEWGVDVENATLGVMIEVPSSAILVEDFIRAGIRFASFGTNDLIQYTLAIDRNNEHVADMYQPKHPAVLRLIDYAISVCRENGVECSICGQAGSDPEMVTWLVEHGISSVSANIDAVPRIREAVARKEQQILLDAARRNA from the coding sequence ATGAAGGAAATGCCCAACGTTCTGTGGCTCGAAGAAATAAAAAAGGAAGATATCATTTCTGTAGGTGGAAAGGGGGCCTCATTGGGCGAGATGACGGCCATCGGCCTGCCTGTGCCGAAGGCGTTTGTGGTGACCGCCCAGGCGTTCCGAAGGTTTCTTATCGAGACCGGGATCGAAGAAGAACTCTTCCGCAAACTGGAGCGTCTGGACGTAGACGACAACGGAGCGCTCGAATCGGTCTCCCGGGAGGTGCAGGATATCGTCCTCGGCGTCGAGATGGCCGACCAGATCCGGCAGGATATCGTCGAAGCATACGATCGGATGGGGGCGAACGGAACGGTCGTCGCCGTCCGTTCGAGCGCTACCGCCGAAGATCTGCCTGATGCCAGTTTTGCCGGCCAGCAGGAGACGTTCCTCAATATCCTCGGGGAGACCGACCTCCTCGACGCTGTCCAGCGGTGCTGGGCCTCGCTGTACGGCGCGCGCGCCATCTACTACCGGGCGAAACAGGGATTCGACGACCGGAGCGTGAACATCGCCGTCGTCGTCCAGGAACTCATCGGCTCGGAGAAGTCCGGCGTCATGTTCACCTCCCATCCCGTCACCGGCGAACCCCTGACGATCGTCGAGGGTTCCTGGGGTCTCGGGGAAGCCGTCGTCTCGGGGAGCGTCTCTCCCGACAACTACGTCTTTGACCTGCGCTCCGAGCGGGTCGTCGACCGCCTGATCGCCGAGAAGGAGATCATGATCGTGCCGGAGGGCAGGCACGGGACGAAGACCGTCAAACTCTCCGCGAAACAGCGCACTGCCCCGGTCCTCTCCGACGCGGAGGTGGCGCGCCTCGCAACGCTCGGTAAGATTGCCGAAGACCACTACGGCGTCCCGCAGGACGTCGAGTGGGCGATCGTCGGCGACGAATTCTTCATCCTCCAGTCCCGGCCGATAACGACGATAAAGCGCCCCGAGATCCCGCATGGCGGGGCCGCAGGGCAGCAGAAAGGCCCCCTCGGCGTGGTGCTGGTCGAAGGCCAGGGCGCATCCCCCGGCGTCGTGAGCGGCCGTGTCGTCATCGTGCGCGACGTCAAGGACACGAGCGGCGTCAAGGACGGCGACATCCTGGTCACCAAGATGACCAACCCCGACATGGTGCCGGCGATGCGCCGGGTCAGCGCCATCGTCACCGACGAAGGCGGCATGACCTGCCACGCGGCCATCGTGAGCCGCGAGCTCGGGACTCCCGCGGTCGTCGGAACCAAGAAGGCGACCAAGTTGCTCAAGGACGGCCAGATCGTCACCGTCGACGGCGAGAAGGGCATCATCTACGAGGGAGCCGTCGCAGCCCCGGCAGCAGCGGCCCCGGCAGCCGCACCGGCGGCGGCAGCGGCCGCCCCGGTCATCACCGGCACCCTCGTCAAGGTGAACGTTTCCCTCCCTGAGGCCGCACAGCGTGCCGCCGCCACCGGCGCGGACGGCGTCGGCCTCCTGCGGATCGAGCACCTCATCCTCGGCCTGAACAAGACCCCCGGCTGGTACATCGCGAACAACGCAGAGGAAGATTTCATCGCCGAACTCTACGGCGGCATCAAGACGGTGCTCGACGCCTTCCCGGGTAAGCCCGTCTGGGTCAGGACGCTCGACGCCCCGACCGACGAGTTCCGCAACATGGTGGGCGGAGAGACCGAACCGATCGAGCACAACCCGATGCTCGGCTGGCGCGGCATCCGCCGTGATCTCCAGACCCCCGACCAGTTCCGCCTGCAGATAGAGGCGTTCAAGCGGCTCTGGGCGGCGGGCTACGACAACCTCGGCGTGATGTTCCCGATGGTCAACCACCCGAACGAGTTCGTCAGAGCCCGGGCGCTGATGAAGGAGTGGGGCGTCGACGTGGAGAACGCGACCCTCGGCGTCATGATCGAGGTTCCGAGCAGCGCCATCCTGGTCGAGGACTTCATCCGGGCCGGGATCCGGTTCGCCTCGTTCGGGACGAACGACCTCATCCAGTACACGCTCGCAATCGACCGGAACAACGAGCACGTCGCCGATATGTACCAGCCCAAGCACCCCGCCGTGCTCCGGCTGATCGACTACGCGATCAGCGTCTGCCGGGAGAACGGCGTCGAGTGCTCCATCTGCGGCCAGGCCGGCTCCGACCCCGAGATGGTCACATGGCTCGTCGAGCACGGCATCTCCAGCGTCTCGGCGAACATCGATGCGGTCCCCCGCATCCGCGAGGCCGTAGCGCGGAAAGAGCAGCAGATTCTCCTTGATGCGGCGAGAAGAAATGCGTGA
- a CDS encoding METTL5 family protein, producing MNLRQLEMRLEGLAGFERPTARLEQYQTPAPVAARLLHHAAMQGAIEGRVVSDLGCGTGILACGAALLGASTVTGIEIDPAAIEVARRNAETLGVSVEFLVADVRDPGVDWDALACDTVVMNPPFGAQKAHADRPFIDRALELAGEVYGIFNEGSTPFVAAYTEGRAAIEEVIRCAFPMKRTFAHHRKDRVDITVEVIHLRRI from the coding sequence ATGAACCTGCGGCAACTTGAGATGCGGCTTGAGGGCCTCGCGGGGTTCGAGCGGCCGACCGCCCGGCTCGAGCAGTACCAGACCCCGGCGCCGGTGGCGGCCCGCCTCCTTCACCATGCCGCGATGCAAGGGGCGATCGAGGGAAGAGTGGTCTCTGATCTCGGGTGCGGGACGGGAATCCTCGCCTGCGGCGCGGCGCTCCTCGGCGCCTCGACCGTGACCGGAATCGAGATCGACCCGGCGGCGATCGAGGTCGCCCGGCGGAACGCGGAGACACTCGGCGTCTCCGTCGAGTTCCTGGTCGCCGACGTCCGCGATCCCGGCGTCGACTGGGACGCGCTCGCCTGCGACACCGTCGTGATGAATCCGCCGTTCGGGGCACAGAAGGCGCACGCCGACCGGCCGTTCATCGACCGGGCGCTCGAACTCGCGGGGGAGGTCTACGGCATCTTCAACGAAGGCTCGACCCCGTTCGTCGCCGCCTACACGGAAGGCCGTGCGGCGATCGAGGAGGTTATCCGGTGCGCGTTCCCGATGAAGCGGACGTTTGCGCACCACCGCAAAGACCGAGTGGATATTACCGTTGAGGTCATACACTTAAGGCGGATCTAA
- the dph2 gene encoding diphthamide biosynthesis enzyme Dph2, whose protein sequence is MSLIPVSDLIGRLRERGVRSVALQFPAGLARQAPGTAAALRDAGFEVIVSGDPCYGACDLALDALRYAEVLVHFGHAPVEERPNVLYEPVRFDFDVTVLEKALPLLTGRRIGLVTTVQHVHLLGAMTAYLADHGIEAVVAPGDGRTPIPGQVLGCNFAAARATGADEILFVGTGVFHPIGIRLATRARVVALDPYTGEGEEVDADRLVRRRAAVMEKARDAANYGILVSTKSGQQRMNLARRLAGLSDRAFLVAMREVSPGEMLDLGFGAYVNTACPRLAYDDQVRFPVPVLTPPEFEILCGARDWDDYAIDEYLAP, encoded by the coding sequence GTGTCGTTGATACCTGTCTCTGATCTCATAGGAAGACTCCGCGAGCGCGGGGTGCGGTCGGTCGCCCTCCAGTTCCCCGCCGGGCTCGCCCGGCAGGCGCCGGGGACGGCCGCCGCCCTCCGCGACGCGGGGTTCGAGGTGATCGTCAGCGGCGACCCCTGCTACGGGGCATGCGACCTCGCGCTCGACGCACTCCGATATGCGGAGGTCCTGGTGCACTTCGGCCACGCTCCGGTCGAGGAGCGGCCGAACGTGCTCTACGAACCCGTCCGGTTCGACTTCGACGTAACCGTGCTTGAAAAGGCCCTTCCTCTTCTCACCGGCCGCCGCATCGGTCTCGTCACCACCGTCCAGCACGTCCACCTGCTCGGCGCGATGACGGCCTATCTGGCCGACCACGGCATCGAGGCGGTCGTCGCCCCCGGCGACGGCCGGACGCCGATCCCGGGGCAGGTGCTCGGGTGCAACTTCGCCGCCGCCCGGGCGACGGGAGCGGACGAGATCCTCTTCGTCGGGACAGGGGTCTTCCACCCTATCGGGATCCGGCTCGCGACCCGGGCCCGCGTCGTCGCGCTCGACCCCTACACCGGCGAGGGAGAGGAGGTGGACGCCGACCGCCTGGTTCGCCGCCGCGCCGCGGTGATGGAGAAGGCGCGGGACGCCGCGAACTACGGGATCCTTGTCAGCACCAAGAGCGGGCAGCAGCGGATGAACCTCGCGCGAAGGCTCGCCGGCCTCTCTGACCGGGCGTTCCTGGTCGCGATGCGGGAGGTCTCGCCCGGCGAGATGCTCGACCTTGGATTCGGGGCTTACGTGAACACCGCCTGCCCCCGGCTCGCCTACGACGACCAGGTCAGGTTCCCCGTCCCGGTGCTGACGCCGCCGGAGTTCGAGATCCTCTGCGGCGCCCGGGACTGGGACGATTATGCCATCGACGAGTACCTTGCGCCATGA
- a CDS encoding acyltransferase, with protein sequence MAAVVWFREVEYMRGFAALAVIAVHVSMNYTRIPAVNPLALLDVFIYIAAHFAVPVFIFVSGWVLAARYAGDYSPGEFYRRRAKTILPPYLFFTAFYLLVAVEATIGFAGVPSPERVAEALLLGNAAYHLWFFVLIIQLYLLFPLIVRGYDRIDRVGAGLFLLLALFIVQILWNAGAHLAGAFAGPEWYTALIRLFPSHLLYFVLGIHAARHTDDCRSALRSIPPGWVLAAAGAGALLLGGIWIASVIHYGSLAGTTLAVFCIYRILEPLYYVPVIAVLVLAAWRLEETAGRPAAATRSFGEHSYGIYLVHPLVIAAAASLWASLTGLAWADWPTYPVVFIAAVLGSYAGVRLLSGVPYAGWLLGESRVRREPLQ encoded by the coding sequence GTGGCAGCGGTGGTCTGGTTCCGGGAGGTCGAGTACATGCGGGGGTTTGCCGCCCTCGCCGTGATCGCCGTCCATGTCTCGATGAACTACACCCGGATCCCCGCCGTGAACCCGCTCGCCCTCCTCGACGTCTTCATCTATATCGCCGCCCATTTTGCCGTGCCCGTCTTCATCTTCGTCTCCGGGTGGGTGCTCGCGGCGCGGTATGCGGGCGACTACTCGCCCGGTGAGTTCTACCGCCGCCGGGCGAAGACGATCCTTCCCCCCTACCTCTTCTTCACCGCGTTCTACCTCCTGGTCGCGGTCGAGGCGACGATTGGGTTCGCGGGGGTGCCTTCTCCGGAGAGGGTGGCAGAAGCCCTCCTCCTCGGGAACGCGGCCTACCACCTCTGGTTCTTCGTGCTGATCATCCAGCTCTACCTTCTCTTCCCGCTCATCGTGCGGGGCTACGACCGGATCGACCGGGTCGGTGCGGGGCTCTTCCTCCTCCTTGCCCTCTTCATCGTCCAGATCCTCTGGAACGCGGGCGCCCACCTCGCGGGAGCGTTCGCGGGTCCGGAGTGGTACACAGCCCTGATCCGCCTCTTTCCGTCGCACCTCCTCTACTTCGTCCTCGGCATCCACGCTGCCCGGCATACTGATGACTGCCGCTCGGCCCTCCGGTCGATCCCGCCGGGGTGGGTTCTCGCCGCGGCCGGTGCGGGCGCTCTCCTCCTCGGCGGGATCTGGATCGCGAGCGTGATCCATTACGGGAGCCTCGCGGGCACGACGCTCGCGGTCTTCTGCATCTACCGGATCCTGGAGCCGCTCTACTACGTCCCGGTCATCGCGGTGCTCGTCCTCGCGGCCTGGCGGCTGGAGGAGACGGCCGGCCGCCCGGCGGCTGCCACCCGGTCATTCGGGGAGCACTCCTACGGGATCTACCTCGTCCACCCGCTCGTCATCGCCGCCGCTGCGAGTCTCTGGGCCTCGCTTACGGGGCTCGCGTGGGCGGACTGGCCGACCTACCCGGTGGTCTTCATCGCGGCGGTGCTCGGGAGTTATGCGGGCGTGCGGCTCCTCTCCGGCGTTCCGTACGCGGGGTGGCTGCTCGGGGAGTCGCGGGTGCGGCGAGAACCGCTGCAATGA
- a CDS encoding PIN domain-containing protein translates to MTGSPPLIDTNILVYLFDADAPEKRPISKDLVTACWESEMRYSVSVQNLAEFSVVVTEKVENPMPTEDVQRFIRDIQDFEGWNVVAYSSETILSAHEIRDRHNVHFWDALLVATMIESRIGTIITEDAHLQRIPGITVVNPYREG, encoded by the coding sequence ATGACCGGTAGCCCGCCGCTCATCGACACGAACATCCTCGTCTACCTCTTCGACGCGGACGCACCTGAGAAGCGGCCCATATCGAAGGATCTCGTTACGGCGTGCTGGGAGTCGGAGATGCGCTACTCGGTCTCGGTACAGAACCTCGCGGAGTTCTCGGTGGTCGTGACCGAGAAGGTCGAGAACCCGATGCCGACGGAAGACGTGCAACGATTCATCCGGGACATCCAGGACTTCGAAGGCTGGAACGTTGTCGCCTACAGCAGCGAAACCATCCTCTCCGCCCACGAGATCCGTGACAGGCACAACGTCCACTTCTGGGATGCGCTCCTCGTCGCAACGATGATCGAGTCCCGGATCGGCACGATAATCACCGAAGACGCGCACCTCCAGCGCATCCCCGGAATCACAGTCGTCAACCCGTACCGGGAAGGGTGA
- the hpt gene encoding hypoxanthine/guanine phosphoribosyltransferase produces MLERLIHSLETSPVMKRGEYNYFINPITDGVPLLEPALLREIGCAMVRNLDLKDIDKIVVCEAMGIHIGVAFSMMTDIPLVVVRKRPYGLPGEVAVHQATGYSKGELYLNGVAPGDRVVIIDDVCSTGGTLRALISAIEQTGAEIADICVVISRGDEDIGRPLKTLVKIEVSETQVRVVDTCL; encoded by the coding sequence ATGCTTGAACGCCTGATTCATTCGCTGGAAACCTCCCCCGTCATGAAGCGGGGAGAGTACAACTACTTCATCAACCCGATCACCGACGGGGTGCCGCTCCTCGAGCCCGCGCTCCTCCGCGAGATCGGGTGCGCCATGGTGCGGAACCTCGACCTCAAAGACATCGACAAGATCGTCGTCTGCGAGGCGATGGGCATCCACATCGGCGTAGCCTTCTCGATGATGACCGACATCCCTCTCGTGGTCGTCCGGAAACGCCCCTACGGCCTCCCCGGCGAGGTCGCGGTGCACCAGGCAACCGGCTACTCGAAAGGCGAGCTCTACTTGAACGGCGTCGCTCCGGGCGACCGGGTCGTGATCATCGACGACGTCTGCAGCACCGGCGGGACGCTCCGCGCCCTCATCAGCGCGATCGAACAGACGGGTGCCGAGATCGCCGACATCTGTGTCGTCATCTCCCGCGGCGACGAGGATATCGGCCGGCCGCTCAAGACCCTGGTGAAGATCGAGGTCTCCGAGACGCAGGTGCGTGTCGTTGATACCTGTCTCTGA
- the mfnA gene encoding tyrosine decarboxylase MfnA, whose translation MREVGCPEEDLFSFLSSKRREDLGYRNILSSMCTPPHPVAARAHAMFLETNLGDPGLFPGTAALEDLLVRRLGTLMHHADAGGYATSGGTESNIQALRIAKKQKPVKSPNIVIPASSHFSFMKACDMLGLEMRTVPLDAGFRMDAEAVDGFIDRNTIAIVGVVGTTEYGMVDPIARLSEIALDRDVFLHVDAAFGGMVVPFIDRPVPFDFSLPGVSSISVDPHKMGMSTIPAGCLLTRNPEWFACLNVDTPYLTVKRECTLAGTRPGASVAAAVAVLEYLGMDGMRAVVAGCMENTRRLIEGMETLGYQRAVTPDVNVATFSCDRVPAGWRVSTTRNSHMRIVCMPHVTRDVVEQFLVDMGDIDA comes from the coding sequence ATGCGTGAAGTGGGTTGCCCTGAGGAAGACCTTTTCTCCTTCCTCTCGTCGAAACGGCGGGAGGATCTCGGCTACCGGAATATCTTAAGTTCGATGTGCACCCCGCCCCACCCGGTCGCGGCGCGGGCGCACGCCATGTTCCTCGAGACCAACCTCGGCGACCCCGGGCTCTTCCCGGGGACGGCCGCGCTCGAGGATCTCCTCGTCCGGAGGCTCGGTACCCTGATGCACCATGCGGACGCCGGAGGGTACGCGACCTCCGGGGGAACCGAGTCGAACATCCAGGCGCTCCGGATAGCAAAGAAGCAAAAGCCGGTGAAGTCCCCGAACATCGTCATTCCGGCGTCGAGCCACTTTTCGTTCATGAAGGCCTGCGACATGCTGGGGCTTGAGATGCGGACGGTGCCGCTTGACGCCGGGTTCCGGATGGACGCAGAGGCGGTCGACGGCTTCATAGACCGGAATACGATCGCGATCGTCGGTGTCGTCGGGACGACGGAGTACGGCATGGTCGACCCCATCGCCCGGCTCTCGGAGATCGCCCTCGACCGTGACGTCTTCCTCCACGTCGACGCCGCGTTCGGCGGGATGGTCGTCCCGTTCATCGACCGCCCCGTCCCGTTCGACTTCAGCCTCCCCGGCGTCTCCTCCATCTCCGTCGACCCCCACAAGATGGGGATGAGCACCATCCCGGCGGGCTGTCTCCTCACGCGGAACCCGGAATGGTTCGCGTGCCTCAACGTCGATACCCCTTACCTGACGGTGAAGCGGGAGTGCACCCTCGCCGGAACCCGGCCGGGAGCGTCGGTGGCCGCGGCAGTCGCCGTCCTCGAGTACCTGGGGATGGACGGCATGCGGGCGGTGGTCGCCGGGTGCATGGAGAACACCCGAAGGCTGATCGAGGGGATGGAGACGCTCGGCTACCAAAGAGCCGTGACCCCGGACGTCAACGTGGCGACGTTCTCCTGCGACCGTGTGCCTGCCGGCTGGCGGGTCTCGACGACCCGGAACAGCCATATGCGGATCGTCTGCATGCCGCACGTCACCCGCGACGTCGTCGAGCAGTTCCTTGTAGATATGGGTGATATAGATGCTTGA
- the serA gene encoding phosphoglycerate dehydrogenase — protein sequence MKYRVLVSDPLAEEGIDILKEFCDVDVNTGLTEDQLVAIIGDYDGLLVRSGTEVTAQVIDAGAKLKFIGRAGAGVDNIDTDAATRRGIIVANAPEGNTLAATEHTMAMMLSLARNIPQATASLKKGEWKRSKFMGVELNDKVLGIVGFGRIGHEVAKRAQAMAMKCIAYDPFITKEKAASLGVEMVPLDELFRRADVITVHTPLIKETRHVINTETIATMKDGVRLINCARGGIIDEAALADAVASGKVAGAALDVFENEPPTDSPLLGLDKVIVTPHLGASTVEAQKNVAISVANQCISVLSGGAAKYVVNAPMIPAEQQALVEPYAMLAQKMGRLLIQLTEGRLESIEVTYGGEAAQLPNTKFVTRVILKGMLDPILQVPVNIVNAEFVAKERGIRMSETTTEEAQGFKNIITIIAKTDTMTETVSGSVSGPNRARIVSIGGYMTDLTPTGHVVISRHTDKPGVIGKAATILGRANVNIAGMQVGRHKPGEEALMVLTVDSAVPADAMDEIKKIDGIHTAKHAEI from the coding sequence GTGAAATATAGAGTGCTGGTCAGCGACCCGCTGGCAGAGGAAGGGATCGACATCCTGAAAGAATTCTGCGATGTGGATGTCAACACCGGGCTGACCGAGGATCAGCTTGTTGCTATTATCGGAGACTACGATGGTCTGCTGGTGCGCTCGGGAACAGAAGTGACGGCGCAGGTCATCGACGCGGGAGCAAAACTCAAGTTCATCGGCCGTGCCGGCGCCGGGGTCGACAATATCGATACGGATGCGGCGACGAGGAGAGGCATCATCGTTGCGAACGCCCCCGAAGGAAACACCCTCGCGGCCACGGAGCACACGATGGCGATGATGCTCTCGCTCGCGCGCAATATTCCCCAGGCGACGGCGTCCCTCAAAAAGGGCGAGTGGAAACGCTCGAAGTTCATGGGCGTCGAGCTGAACGACAAGGTTCTCGGTATCGTGGGATTCGGGCGTATCGGGCACGAGGTGGCGAAGCGGGCACAGGCGATGGCGATGAAGTGCATCGCCTACGACCCGTTCATCACGAAGGAGAAGGCGGCAAGCCTCGGCGTGGAGATGGTGCCGCTCGACGAACTCTTCCGGAGAGCCGACGTCATCACCGTCCACACGCCGCTGATCAAGGAGACGCGCCACGTTATTAACACCGAGACGATCGCGACGATGAAGGACGGTGTCCGGCTGATCAACTGCGCCCGCGGCGGGATCATCGACGAAGCGGCCCTCGCAGACGCGGTCGCGAGCGGAAAGGTCGCCGGTGCGGCGCTGGACGTCTTCGAGAACGAGCCGCCGACGGACTCACCGCTCCTCGGGCTCGATAAGGTGATCGTCACCCCGCACCTCGGGGCGAGCACGGTCGAGGCGCAGAAGAACGTCGCGATCTCGGTCGCGAACCAGTGCATCAGCGTCCTCTCCGGCGGCGCGGCGAAGTACGTGGTGAACGCACCGATGATCCCGGCGGAGCAGCAGGCGCTGGTCGAGCCCTACGCAATGCTCGCGCAGAAGATGGGCAGGCTCCTCATCCAGCTCACCGAAGGGCGGCTCGAGTCGATCGAGGTCACCTACGGCGGCGAGGCTGCTCAACTGCCGAATACCAAGTTCGTCACCCGCGTGATCTTAAAAGGCATGCTCGACCCGATCCTCCAGGTGCCGGTCAACATCGTGAACGCGGAGTTCGTCGCGAAGGAGCGCGGCATCCGGATGAGCGAGACGACGACCGAGGAGGCGCAGGGGTTCAAGAACATCATCACCATCATCGCGAAGACCGATACGATGACGGAGACGGTAAGCGGGAGCGTCTCGGGCCCGAACCGCGCGCGGATCGTGAGCATCGGCGGCTACATGACCGACCTGACCCCGACCGGCCACGTGGTCATCTCCCGCCACACCGACAAGCCGGGCGTCATCGGCAAGGCCGCGACGATCCTCGGCCGCGCGAACGTGAACATCGCGGGGATGCAGGTCGGCCGCCACAAGCCCGGCGAAGAGGCCCTGATGGTTCTCACCGTCGATTCTGCGGTGCCGGCCGACGCGATGGACGAGATCAAGAAGATCGACGGCATCCACACGGCAAAGCACGCCGAGATCTGA
- a CDS encoding SRPBCC family protein, with protein MNRMAQELQKSEEPAREERNPTRITAEPGKQDMFVVREFDAPRELVFRAHTDPELFKQWIGPRGLTTRIETFEPRNGGRWRYVQTDEEGNEYGFHGVNHDLTPPERIIQTFEFEGLPESGHVALDVAKFEELPGNRTKFTGQSVFLSVEDRDGMMESDMEAGMKDSYSRLDELLERLQK; from the coding sequence ATGAACAGAATGGCACAGGAACTCCAGAAGAGCGAAGAGCCGGCCCGGGAAGAGCGGAACCCCACCCGGATCACGGCGGAGCCCGGAAAGCAGGATATGTTCGTCGTCCGGGAGTTCGACGCCCCGCGAGAACTGGTCTTCCGGGCCCACACCGATCCGGAACTCTTCAAGCAGTGGATCGGCCCGCGGGGTCTCACTACGAGGATAGAGACGTTCGAGCCGCGGAACGGGGGCCGCTGGAGGTACGTCCAGACGGACGAGGAGGGGAACGAGTACGGGTTCCATGGGGTGAACCACGATCTGACGCCGCCCGAGCGGATCATCCAGACCTTCGAGTTCGAGGGGCTCCCGGAGTCCGGGCACGTCGCCCTGGATGTGGCGAAGTTCGAGGAACTGCCCGGCAACCGGACGAAGTTTACCGGCCAGTCGGTCTTCCTCTCGGTTGAAGACCGCGACGGGATGATGGAGTCCGATATGGAGGCAGGCATGAAGGATTCCTATTCACGGCTGGACGAACTCCTGGAGAGGCTGCAGAAGTAG
- a CDS encoding MFS transporter, whose translation MTSNTKSVWGLSAAHLVTDLYSPVLPAILPLLIADQGYSFFLAGLIVTVYNLTSSFVQPLVGWVFDTRGFAVHIGTSVAISAIFISIVGLLDNYYLVLASVAVAALGHAFFHPSALGTVSRLTGDAKRGRITSYFVIGGNLGYAIGPICAGVAVGLMGLPGLAVLAVPGLVVAVVLRRILPAPDRRSVPAPVAPVTRPSYRAIALLVAASGLRAWAIFGSVAFLPTILTMRGFDLVTANILVSGTLIAGVVGQVVGGVLSDRYGRKEYTIIGLVTAIPPFIVFLTTGGILSLVALMIFGFILWSTFAVTVAMAHEIAPGNVGVVSGLMLGLAVGVGGLGVSVTGWIADMTTLTLGLATIPVAIVLAVPLFLLVPYPWKSLLRGRLPARG comes from the coding sequence GTGACCTCCAATACCAAATCCGTCTGGGGGCTCTCCGCCGCCCACCTGGTGACCGACCTCTACTCGCCCGTCCTCCCCGCAATCCTGCCGCTCCTCATCGCGGACCAGGGCTACTCGTTCTTCCTCGCCGGGCTGATCGTCACGGTCTACAACCTTACGTCGTCGTTCGTGCAGCCGCTCGTGGGCTGGGTCTTCGACACCCGGGGATTTGCCGTCCACATCGGCACGAGCGTCGCCATAAGCGCGATCTTCATCTCCATCGTCGGGCTGCTCGACAACTACTATCTCGTGCTCGCGTCCGTAGCCGTCGCGGCGCTCGGGCACGCCTTCTTCCACCCGAGCGCGCTCGGCACCGTCAGCCGCCTGACCGGTGATGCAAAACGGGGCCGGATCACCTCCTACTTTGTCATCGGCGGCAACCTGGGCTACGCCATCGGCCCCATCTGCGCGGGCGTCGCCGTCGGCCTCATGGGCCTGCCCGGCCTCGCTGTACTTGCCGTTCCCGGCCTCGTGGTGGCTGTGGTGCTCCGGCGCATCCTGCCCGCCCCCGACCGTCGCTCTGTTCCGGCACCCGTCGCTCCCGTCACCAGGCCCTCCTACCGGGCAATCGCCCTCCTGGTCGCGGCATCCGGCCTCCGGGCCTGGGCCATATTCGGCTCGGTCGCTTTCCTCCCCACCATCCTCACCATGCGGGGGTTCGACCTCGTGACCGCGAACATCCTGGTCTCGGGCACGCTCATCGCCGGGGTCGTGGGGCAGGTCGTCGGCGGTGTGCTTTCCGACCGCTACGGCCGCAAGGAGTACACGATCATCGGGCTCGTCACCGCCATCCCGCCGTTCATCGTATTCCTCACGACCGGCGGCATTCTCTCGCTCGTCGCGCTGATGATCTTCGGGTTCATCCTGTGGTCGACCTTCGCCGTCACCGTCGCCATGGCGCACGAGATTGCTCCGGGCAATGTCGGGGTGGTCTCCGGCCTGATGCTCGGGCTCGCGGTCGGCGTGGGCGGGCTGGGGGTCTCGGTTACCGGCTGGATCGCCGATATGACGACGCTGACGCTCGGCCTCGCCACGATCCCGGTCGCGATCGTCCTCGCCGTGCCGCTCTTCCTCCTCGTCCCTTACCCCTGGAAGTCCCTCCTGCGGGGTCGGCTCCCCGCCCGGGGATGA